From a region of the Gordonia sp. PP30 genome:
- a CDS encoding histidine phosphatase family protein, which produces MARLHLVRHGETTSNVLQRLDTALPGANLTDFGARQGIRFGLTNPLTAPAVLLSSQARRARQTAELIASAWGIDTAAIDDVHEVQAGDLEDRSDREAHETFRQVVHAWHRGDLDTRLPGGESLEMLHRRYLPVIDRLAAENLRGDAARDVYLVSHGAAIRLIAAHLAGVDAEFALRNHLRNTDSVDLELTDDGWRLLRWGNRTDFVSDDVEPLG; this is translated from the coding sequence ATGGCGCGGCTTCATCTGGTCCGCCACGGCGAGACCACCTCCAACGTCTTGCAGCGGCTCGACACCGCGCTGCCCGGTGCGAACCTCACCGATTTCGGCGCCCGCCAGGGGATCCGGTTCGGATTGACCAATCCGCTGACCGCCCCCGCCGTGCTGCTCAGCTCACAGGCGCGCCGGGCACGACAGACCGCCGAGCTCATCGCCTCCGCGTGGGGGATCGACACCGCCGCGATCGACGACGTCCACGAGGTCCAGGCCGGCGACCTCGAAGACCGCAGCGATCGCGAGGCGCACGAGACCTTCCGCCAGGTGGTCCACGCCTGGCACCGCGGCGACCTCGACACCCGGCTGCCCGGCGGCGAATCCCTGGAGATGCTGCACCGGCGGTACCTGCCGGTGATCGACCGTCTCGCCGCGGAGAACCTGCGCGGGGACGCCGCACGCGACGTCTACCTGGTCTCGCACGGTGCCGCCATCCGCCTGATCGCCGCGCATCTGGCCGGCGTCGACGCCGAGTTCGCCCTGCGCAATCACCTCCGCAACACCGACTCGGTGGACCTGGAACTCACCGACGACGGCTGGCGACTGCTGCGCTGGGGCAACCGCACCGACTTCGTGTCCGACGACGTCG
- the pheA gene encoding prephenate dehydratase — protein MPTFAYFGPAGTFTEMALKCLLDRGAVAVDDAAQTVAAGSPTAAVAMVRDGAADYACVPIDSSLEGSVPATMDALVPKGDEHRVQAYAEVALDIAFTIAARGDIPAGDVRTIAAYPVASAQVRESVAAAFPNAEFVLASSNSGAALDVAEGRADAAVTTPIAAELHDLTPLAEHVADADDAVTRFLLLGRPGTPPARTGADRTSVILDLPNAPGSLVAAMTEFSSRGVDLTRIESRPRGAGAAGQYRFYLDAAGHIDDAAVGEALRALHRSVERVVFLGSWPADRNGGATPPPDHSESVTWFAALREGGD, from the coding sequence GTGCCCACCTTCGCTTACTTCGGCCCCGCCGGAACCTTCACCGAGATGGCGCTGAAATGCCTGCTCGACCGAGGCGCGGTCGCGGTCGACGACGCCGCCCAGACGGTCGCCGCGGGCTCCCCCACCGCCGCCGTCGCGATGGTGCGAGACGGCGCCGCGGACTACGCCTGCGTGCCGATCGACAGTTCCCTGGAGGGTTCGGTCCCCGCGACGATGGATGCGCTGGTCCCGAAGGGCGACGAGCACCGGGTCCAGGCGTACGCCGAGGTCGCCCTCGACATCGCCTTCACGATCGCCGCCCGCGGGGACATCCCGGCCGGCGACGTCCGGACCATCGCCGCCTATCCGGTCGCCTCGGCACAGGTGCGCGAGAGCGTCGCCGCGGCGTTCCCGAATGCGGAGTTCGTCCTCGCCTCATCGAATTCCGGCGCGGCCCTCGACGTGGCCGAGGGCCGGGCGGATGCGGCCGTCACCACGCCGATCGCGGCAGAGTTGCACGACCTGACCCCGCTCGCCGAACACGTCGCCGACGCCGACGACGCGGTGACGCGTTTCCTTCTCCTCGGACGTCCCGGCACCCCGCCGGCGCGCACCGGCGCGGACCGCACGTCGGTGATCCTCGATCTGCCGAACGCACCCGGCAGCCTGGTCGCGGCGATGACCGAGTTCTCTTCTCGCGGAGTCGATCTCACGCGCATCGAGTCCCGCCCGCGCGGAGCCGGCGCGGCCGGCCAGTACCGCTTCTACCTCGATGCGGCCGGGCACATCGATGACGCCGCGGTGGGCGAGGCACTCCGCGCGCTGCACCGGAGCGTCGAGCGCGTGGTGTTCCTCGGCTCCTGGCCCGCGGACCGCAACGGCGGCGCCACGCCGCCGCCCGACCACTCGGAGAGCGTCACCTGGTTCGCGGCGCTGCGCGAAGGCGGCGACTGA
- a CDS encoding DUF2470 domain-containing protein: protein MQGTDAAAMAVPCDAERIQTACRRAHEGTLSVDGCAPAAVAMVHLLESEAFMVVPDDAPARALAGPALDGVPAMLELADCAPISLRERVRSLIWLSGRVHSVPTELERELAIEIAGDHPDSRLLDVGHGHCLLRLHLDNAVIATAAGASSVDAAALSGAQPDPFWEYEGQWLSHLDADHQDLVYRLASRFPKHLQRGRVRPLGLDRFGITFRIETPTDDADVRLPFVRPCAEVGDLSAALHELVVEA from the coding sequence ATGCAGGGAACCGACGCCGCCGCGATGGCGGTTCCGTGCGACGCCGAGCGGATCCAGACCGCGTGCCGGCGCGCCCACGAGGGCACGCTGTCGGTCGACGGCTGCGCGCCCGCGGCCGTCGCGATGGTGCATCTCTTAGAGTCCGAGGCCTTCATGGTGGTGCCCGACGATGCCCCGGCCCGCGCGCTCGCCGGACCCGCCCTCGACGGGGTGCCGGCGATGCTCGAACTCGCCGACTGCGCGCCGATCAGCCTCCGCGAGCGCGTGCGATCGCTGATCTGGCTGTCCGGCCGGGTGCACTCGGTGCCCACCGAACTCGAGCGCGAACTGGCGATCGAGATCGCCGGCGACCATCCCGATTCCCGGCTGCTCGACGTCGGACACGGGCACTGCCTGCTCCGGCTGCATCTCGACAACGCGGTGATCGCCACCGCGGCGGGGGCGTCGTCGGTGGATGCCGCGGCCCTCTCCGGCGCGCAGCCGGATCCGTTCTGGGAGTACGAGGGCCAGTGGCTCTCGCACCTCGACGCCGACCACCAGGATCTGGTGTACCGCCTGGCGAGCCGCTTCCCGAAGCACTTGCAGCGCGGTCGTGTCCGGCCGCTCGGCCTGGACCGGTTCGGTATCACCTTCCGCATCGAGACCCCCACCGACGACGCCGACGTGCGCTTGCCGTTCGTGCGGCCGTGCGCCGAAGTGGGCGACCTCTCCGCCGCCCTTCACGAGCTGGTGGTCGAGGCGTGA
- a CDS encoding class I SAM-dependent methyltransferase, producing the protein MTSTLGNRFAASNALGYDARIVNLVPGYVELHEISAAVLAARLPERARVLVVGAGTGTETLALAQANPGWELVGVDPSPDMLAVARRRAATAGLSGVRFHEGYVDDLPSGEPFDAAVSLLVMHFVAGHDAKRDYLAAIAGRLRPGASLLLCDLMEHDEDDLDVIAEYAAARGVAPEGLAAMRERLQTDFHPLAEPELRTLGAAAGFAAPRPFFRGVSFVANELRRS; encoded by the coding sequence GTGACCAGCACTCTCGGCAACCGGTTCGCGGCGAGCAACGCCCTCGGCTACGACGCCCGGATCGTCAATCTCGTCCCCGGCTATGTGGAACTCCACGAGATCAGTGCGGCGGTCCTCGCCGCGCGCCTGCCCGAACGCGCCCGGGTGCTGGTGGTCGGCGCGGGCACCGGCACCGAGACGCTGGCGCTCGCGCAGGCCAACCCCGGCTGGGAGCTGGTCGGCGTCGACCCGTCACCCGACATGCTCGCCGTGGCCCGGCGCCGCGCCGCGACGGCGGGCCTGAGCGGGGTGCGCTTCCACGAGGGCTACGTCGACGACCTGCCGTCCGGCGAACCGTTCGATGCGGCGGTGAGCCTGCTCGTGATGCACTTCGTCGCCGGGCACGACGCCAAGCGTGACTATCTCGCCGCCATCGCCGGGCGGCTGCGTCCGGGTGCGTCGCTGCTGCTCTGCGACCTGATGGAGCATGACGAGGACGACCTCGACGTGATCGCCGAATACGCCGCCGCCCGCGGGGTGGCGCCGGAGGGGCTGGCCGCGATGCGGGAGCGGTTGCAGACCGACTTCCATCCGCTGGCGGAACCGGAGCTGCGGACGCTCGGTGCGGCGGCCGGCTTCGCGGCGCCGCGGCCGTTCTTCCGGGGCGTCAGTTTCGTGGCGAACGAGCTGCGCCGGTCCTGA
- a CDS encoding CPBP family intramembrane glutamic endopeptidase — translation MSFWERVRAAPEPAVPVEIDPRARRALIIELVIVGTLTFGFSALSALLDLLDAQLRGGIGGTTVALNPSASTVGVIDFLEQLMRTGRLLAIGALGVYLLWRGGIALGKVGLTRPARRDVPPGLALAALIGLPGLGLVAVARALGINAQLVASSTDGPWWQYLTLVLIAIGNAWAEEVIVVAYFLVRLRQLGLGPNGSLACSAILRGGYHLYQGFGAGLGNVVMGLVFGRWYQATARVWPLVIAHAVIDVVAFVGYALLAPHLGWLTG, via the coding sequence GTGAGCTTCTGGGAGCGGGTGCGTGCGGCCCCCGAACCGGCGGTGCCGGTCGAGATCGATCCGCGTGCACGCCGGGCGCTGATCATCGAGCTGGTGATCGTCGGGACGCTCACCTTCGGCTTTTCCGCGCTGTCCGCTCTCCTCGACCTGCTCGATGCTCAGCTGCGCGGCGGGATCGGCGGTACCACCGTCGCGCTGAATCCGAGCGCGTCGACCGTCGGCGTGATCGACTTCCTGGAGCAGCTGATGCGCACCGGGCGGCTGCTGGCGATCGGCGCGCTCGGCGTCTACCTGCTGTGGCGCGGCGGGATCGCGCTCGGCAAGGTGGGACTGACCCGGCCGGCCCGGCGCGACGTGCCGCCCGGCCTGGCCTTGGCCGCGCTGATCGGGCTGCCCGGACTGGGACTGGTCGCCGTGGCCCGGGCGCTCGGGATCAACGCGCAGCTGGTCGCGAGTTCGACGGACGGACCCTGGTGGCAGTACCTCACGCTGGTGCTGATCGCGATCGGGAACGCGTGGGCCGAGGAGGTGATCGTGGTCGCCTATTTCCTGGTGCGACTGCGCCAGCTCGGCCTCGGCCCGAACGGATCGCTGGCGTGCAGCGCGATCCTGCGCGGCGGCTATCACCTGTACCAGGGCTTCGGCGCGGGTCTGGGCAACGTGGTGATGGGCCTGGTCTTCGGCCGCTGGTATCAGGCCACCGCGCGGGTGTGGCCGTTGGTGATCGCCCACGCGGTGATCGACGTGGTCGCCTTCGTCGGCTATGCCCTGCTCGCCCCGCACCTCGGCTGGCTCACCGGCTGA
- a CDS encoding ABC transporter substrate-binding protein — translation MNWKTQTALIGKALGKSDAADKLIADTEATSNRLKAANPALNGKTFVNAVKYGTAYGAYLAGDARFDIFAGLGLVQNPPVTKLASSGFFASVPVERVGDLNADVALFSTISLPFSDLQNDARLNSLAVVRDGRAVEIPEDDPANKGLAAGTPVSLKFSLDEITPKLATAVAKL, via the coding sequence GTGAACTGGAAGACGCAGACCGCGCTGATCGGCAAGGCGCTCGGCAAGTCGGATGCCGCCGACAAGCTGATCGCGGACACCGAGGCCACCTCGAACCGTCTGAAGGCCGCCAACCCCGCGCTGAACGGCAAGACCTTCGTGAACGCGGTGAAGTACGGCACCGCGTACGGCGCCTACCTCGCCGGCGACGCCCGCTTCGACATCTTCGCCGGTCTCGGTCTGGTCCAGAACCCGCCGGTCACCAAGCTGGCGAGCTCCGGCTTCTTCGCCAGCGTCCCGGTGGAGCGAGTGGGCGACCTCAACGCCGACGTCGCCCTGTTCTCCACCATCAGCCTGCCGTTCAGCGATCTGCAGAACGACGCCCGCCTGAACTCGCTGGCCGTCGTGCGTGACGGCCGCGCCGTGGAGATCCCCGAGGACGACCCCGCCAACAAGGGTCTCGCCGCCGGCACCCCGGTGTCGCTGAAGTTCTCGCTGGACGAGATCACCCCGAAGCTGGCGACCGCCGTGGCCAAGCTGTAG
- a CDS encoding ABC transporter ATP-binding protein, giving the protein MRVGYGDRVIIENLDAVIPDGSFTVIVGPNACGKSTLLRSLSRLLKPAAGEVLLDGRPVGSFKGKAFAREIGLLPQQSLAPEGITVIDLVSRGRFPYQSMFQQWTDDDQRAVDQALAATRLTELSTRTVEALSGGQRQRVWIAMALAQETPILLLDEPTTYLDLAHQLEVLQLCAELNAAGKTLVAVLHDLNQAARFGTHLIAMRSGAIIASGAPADILDAALVERVFGVRSQVLPDPETGTPMVVPLAESPVDFRSLPGDTANLLATQDN; this is encoded by the coding sequence CTGCGCGTCGGCTACGGCGACCGCGTCATCATCGAAAACCTCGACGCGGTGATCCCGGACGGCTCGTTCACGGTGATCGTCGGACCCAACGCGTGCGGCAAGTCGACGCTGCTCCGTTCGCTCTCCCGGCTGCTCAAACCGGCCGCCGGCGAAGTGCTGCTCGACGGGCGTCCGGTGGGCTCGTTCAAAGGCAAGGCCTTCGCCCGGGAGATCGGTCTGCTGCCGCAGCAGTCCCTCGCACCCGAGGGCATCACGGTGATCGACCTGGTGTCACGCGGCCGCTTCCCCTACCAGTCGATGTTCCAGCAGTGGACCGACGACGACCAGCGCGCCGTCGACCAGGCGCTCGCCGCGACCCGGCTGACCGAGCTGTCGACCCGCACCGTCGAGGCGCTGTCCGGCGGTCAGCGGCAACGCGTCTGGATCGCGATGGCGCTCGCCCAGGAGACCCCGATCCTGCTGCTCGACGAGCCGACGACCTACCTCGATCTGGCCCACCAGCTGGAAGTGCTGCAACTCTGCGCGGAGCTCAACGCGGCCGGTAAGACACTGGTCGCGGTCCTGCACGACCTCAACCAGGCGGCTCGCTTCGGCACCCACCTGATCGCGATGCGCAGCGGCGCGATCATCGCCAGCGGGGCGCCCGCCGACATCCTCGACGCCGCGCTCGTCGAGCGCGTCTTCGGTGTCCGCTCGCAAGTGCTGCCCGATCCGGAGACCGGCACGCCGATGGTCGTGCCGCTCGCCGAGAGCCCCGTCGACTTCCGTTCACTGCCCGGTGACACCGCGAATCTTCTTGCCACCCAAGACAACTGA
- a CDS encoding iron chelate uptake ABC transporter family permease subunit — translation MTTSRSRSSDVETTAPPPAPWPRRIRFLRLGPVSLKIDLLATAVTVVLVVATALIALWSLGISTTSSPNLGLGEIFRVLAGLQSGSAADRVVAAAPAVIVAVLGGISLALSGAIFQTVTRNPLGSPDIIGFTTGAYTGALVAMLVFGLGSAGTTVGALIGCLATGVAVYFLGMRGGTGNYRFIVVGIGISAMLVSFNGYLVATADVQNAGSAAAWGMGNLRDLTMSETVPVFVVLAILLPVLAVVTPRMRMFELGADSAQSKGVNTGRTELLLLVVGVGFAAATTSVAGPIAFVALVAPQLAARLTPSAGIPLVTSAAVGATLLVSSDAIARTVLAPTTQLPVGVVTTALGGVYLLFLLMAQARKARL, via the coding sequence GTGACGACCTCCCGAAGCCGGTCGAGCGACGTCGAGACCACCGCCCCGCCCCCGGCGCCCTGGCCGCGCCGCATCCGGTTCCTCCGGCTCGGCCCGGTCAGCCTCAAGATCGATCTGCTCGCCACCGCGGTGACCGTCGTGCTGGTGGTCGCGACCGCACTGATCGCGCTCTGGTCGCTGGGGATCTCGACCACGTCGTCGCCGAACCTCGGCCTCGGCGAGATCTTCCGCGTGCTCGCGGGCCTGCAGAGCGGATCGGCGGCCGATCGCGTGGTCGCCGCCGCCCCCGCGGTGATCGTCGCGGTGCTCGGCGGCATCTCCCTCGCACTGTCCGGTGCGATCTTCCAGACCGTCACCCGCAATCCCCTCGGCAGCCCCGACATCATCGGCTTCACCACCGGCGCCTACACCGGCGCGCTGGTCGCCATGCTGGTCTTCGGGCTGGGCAGCGCCGGGACCACGGTCGGCGCGCTGATCGGGTGTCTGGCCACCGGCGTCGCCGTCTACTTCCTCGGCATGCGCGGCGGTACCGGGAACTACCGGTTCATCGTCGTCGGCATCGGCATCTCGGCGATGCTGGTCTCGTTCAACGGCTACCTGGTCGCCACCGCCGACGTACAGAACGCCGGGTCGGCGGCGGCCTGGGGCATGGGCAACCTGCGCGATCTGACCATGAGCGAGACCGTTCCGGTGTTCGTCGTCCTGGCGATCCTGCTTCCCGTGCTCGCCGTCGTGACGCCCCGGATGCGGATGTTCGAGCTCGGCGCCGACTCGGCACAGAGCAAGGGCGTCAACACCGGGCGCACCGAACTACTGCTGCTGGTCGTGGGTGTCGGCTTCGCCGCGGCGACGACCTCGGTCGCCGGCCCCATCGCCTTCGTCGCCCTGGTCGCCCCGCAGCTGGCCGCGCGGCTCACCCCGAGCGCCGGTATCCCGCTGGTCACCTCGGCGGCCGTCGGGGCCACCCTGCTGGTGTCCAGCGATGCCATCGCCCGCACCGTGCTGGCCCCCACCACTCAATTGCCGGTGGGTGTGGTGACCACCGCGCTCGGCGGCGTCTACCTGCTGTTCCTCCTCATGGCCCAGGCACGAAAGGCCCGACTGTGA
- a CDS encoding iron chelate uptake ABC transporter family permease subunit: MTQAVAPAPAPAPPDRAPRRGALTRATVIGGLLALLVLLLLVGLFVGSGDITAGQAWNALWGHGDPTDVIIIRDDRVPRTLLCAVVGAALGVAGAVMQGLTRNPLADPGILGVNAGAYFAMVVGSVAFGAAGASYTWWALLGAFAASGLVYFVGSRGPGGASPAKLVLTGVALAAMLSGLAFALTMIHPSTFDAIRGLLIGTLDGRGWDQLTIAWIPVLAGLVVSVALVGYLNALALGDDRASALGVPVTAVRAIGFVAVTLLCGAATAAVGPITFVGLMVPHAVRMLLGPDNRWVVPVSMIGGPIIMVASDLIARVATPSELPVGMVTAFLGAPVLIWLARKDQGPSL, from the coding sequence GTGACCCAAGCAGTCGCTCCTGCCCCGGCGCCCGCCCCACCGGATCGGGCGCCGCGCCGCGGGGCGCTGACCCGCGCCACCGTGATCGGCGGCCTGCTCGCCCTCCTCGTACTCCTGCTGCTGGTCGGGCTCTTCGTCGGCAGCGGCGACATCACCGCGGGTCAGGCCTGGAACGCGCTGTGGGGACACGGTGATCCGACCGACGTCATCATCATCCGCGACGACCGCGTGCCCCGCACCCTGCTCTGCGCGGTGGTCGGTGCCGCCCTCGGTGTGGCAGGCGCCGTGATGCAGGGACTGACCCGCAATCCGCTCGCCGACCCCGGCATCCTCGGCGTCAACGCCGGCGCCTACTTCGCCATGGTGGTCGGCTCGGTCGCCTTCGGCGCGGCGGGTGCGAGCTACACGTGGTGGGCACTGCTCGGCGCGTTCGCCGCGTCCGGCCTGGTCTACTTCGTGGGCTCCCGCGGACCCGGAGGCGCCAGTCCGGCCAAGCTGGTGCTCACCGGCGTCGCACTCGCCGCCATGCTGAGCGGACTCGCCTTCGCGCTGACGATGATCCATCCGAGCACGTTCGACGCCATCCGGGGCCTGCTGATCGGCACGCTCGACGGCCGCGGCTGGGATCAGCTGACGATCGCCTGGATCCCGGTGCTCGCCGGTCTCGTCGTCTCGGTGGCCCTCGTCGGCTATCTCAACGCGCTGGCGCTGGGCGACGATCGTGCCAGTGCCCTCGGTGTCCCGGTCACCGCCGTCCGCGCGATCGGCTTCGTGGCCGTCACCCTGCTCTGCGGCGCGGCGACCGCCGCCGTCGGGCCGATCACCTTCGTCGGGCTGATGGTGCCGCACGCCGTGCGCATGCTGCTCGGCCCGGACAACCGCTGGGTGGTGCCGGTGTCGATGATCGGCGGCCCGATCATCATGGTCGCCTCGGACCTCATCGCCCGGGTCGCCACCCCGAGCGAGCTTCCGGTCGGCATGGTGACCGCGTTCCTCGGTGCGCCCGTCCTGATCTGGCTCGCCCGCAAGGATCAGGGGCCGAGCCTGTGA
- a CDS encoding MBL fold metallo-hydrolase produces the protein MEEVRLSEHVVVLRGSGGGAYPHGNPLRVTGGQTTVQLDSSLDCTRWPADLLLLSHYHEDHVVGLGETDVPVAVHHRDLPAVADWDTFRRYMNVPDGLVGEELRREFRWSPLTRATAFDDDEVIDVGGGVTIRVVPLPGHTGGHCGFFIEPDGVFFLADVDLMSFGPVYADLDSRLPEVRASLARCAEIDAAVYATFHHKGPYLDRADYLRDLAAHTAALGAREDRIRALLDEGHTTAGEMLGRGVVYRVGGRRPWYADAVEEATIERHLAEMG, from the coding sequence ATGGAGGAAGTGCGGCTCAGCGAACACGTCGTGGTACTTCGAGGCAGCGGCGGTGGCGCGTACCCGCACGGCAATCCGCTCCGGGTCACCGGCGGCCAGACGACGGTCCAGCTCGATTCGTCACTGGACTGCACCCGGTGGCCGGCCGATCTGCTGCTCCTCAGCCACTACCACGAGGATCACGTGGTCGGCCTGGGCGAGACCGATGTCCCGGTCGCGGTCCACCACCGGGACCTGCCCGCTGTGGCCGACTGGGACACCTTCCGCCGCTACATGAACGTGCCCGACGGTCTTGTCGGCGAGGAGCTGCGACGGGAATTCCGCTGGTCCCCGCTCACCCGGGCCACCGCGTTCGACGACGACGAGGTGATCGACGTCGGCGGCGGGGTGACCATTCGCGTGGTGCCGCTGCCGGGTCACACCGGCGGCCACTGCGGGTTCTTCATCGAACCGGACGGGGTGTTCTTCCTGGCCGACGTCGATCTGATGTCGTTCGGGCCGGTCTACGCCGACCTCGATTCGCGGTTGCCCGAGGTGCGGGCGTCGCTGGCCCGATGTGCCGAGATCGACGCGGCCGTCTACGCGACCTTCCACCACAAGGGCCCGTACCTCGATCGGGCGGACTACCTGCGGGATCTGGCCGCGCACACCGCGGCGCTCGGCGCCCGCGAGGACCGTATCCGGGCACTGCTCGACGAGGGTCACACGACGGCCGGGGAGATGCTGGGCCGCGGTGTCGTGTACCGGGTCGGGGGCCGTCGTCCCTGGTACGCCGACGCGGTCGAGGAGGCCACGATCGAGCGGCACCTCGCCGAGATGGGCTGA